A region of Streptomyces sp. NBC_01788 DNA encodes the following proteins:
- a CDS encoding carbohydrate ABC transporter permease encodes MTAVIDKPVRERRGWAAPARPVWEEKPTGAGLAGKGLVLALACLAILFPLWIVVVTSLSSRRTIDEAGGLVMVPHGITFVAYRELLGGGQVTRAAVVSILVTLVGTLFSMTVSVLCAYGLSRTGSLAHRWILMTLLATMFFSAGLIPTYLLVQTLGLTDTYLALILPSAVSVFNILVLRGFFMNISPELIDSARIDGAGDLRILWQIVMPLSRAVLAVITLFYAVGYWSAWFNASLYLNDQNMLPLQNVMIQLVQKQQAPVGLAQSIKTGQLSGLAVQMAVMVMALLPVAVLSPFVQKHFRKGMLTGAVKG; translated from the coding sequence GTGACCGCCGTGATCGACAAGCCCGTACGGGAACGCCGCGGGTGGGCGGCCCCGGCCCGGCCGGTGTGGGAGGAGAAGCCCACCGGGGCCGGCCTGGCGGGCAAGGGACTGGTTCTCGCCCTGGCCTGCCTGGCGATCCTCTTCCCGCTGTGGATCGTCGTCGTCACCAGCCTGTCCTCGCGCAGGACCATCGACGAGGCGGGCGGTCTGGTCATGGTGCCCCACGGCATCACCTTCGTCGCCTACCGGGAACTGCTCGGCGGCGGCCAGGTCACCCGCGCCGCGGTCGTCAGCATCCTGGTCACCCTGGTCGGCACGCTGTTCTCGATGACCGTGTCCGTGCTGTGCGCCTACGGCCTGTCCCGCACCGGCTCGCTCGCGCACCGCTGGATCCTGATGACGCTGCTGGCCACGATGTTCTTCAGCGCCGGTCTCATCCCGACCTACCTGCTGGTGCAGACCCTCGGACTGACCGACACCTATCTCGCGCTGATCCTGCCCAGCGCGGTGAGCGTGTTCAACATCCTCGTGCTGCGCGGCTTTTTCATGAACATCTCGCCGGAACTCATCGACAGCGCCCGCATCGACGGCGCCGGCGACCTGCGCATCCTGTGGCAGATCGTGATGCCGCTGTCCCGCGCGGTGCTCGCCGTGATCACGCTCTTCTACGCGGTCGGCTACTGGAGCGCGTGGTTCAACGCGTCCCTCTACCTCAACGACCAGAACATGCTGCCGCTGCAGAACGTCATGATCCAGCTCGTCCAGAAGCAGCAGGCCCCCGTGGGCCTAGCCCAGTCCATCAAGACCGGCCAACTCTCCGGGCTCGCCGTGCAGATGGCGGTCATGGTGATGGCACTGCTGCCCGTGGCCGTGCTGTCGCCGTTCGTCCAGAAGCACTTCAGGAAGGGGATGCTCACGGGGGCCGTCAAGGGATAG